Proteins from one Setaria italica strain Yugu1 chromosome V, Setaria_italica_v2.0, whole genome shotgun sequence genomic window:
- the LOC101769911 gene encoding uncharacterized protein LOC101769911 isoform X2 has protein sequence MGVMSRRVLPACSSLCYFCPSLRARSRQPVKRYKKIISDIYQLPPDGEPNDRRIGKLCDYVSRNPTRIPKITEYLEQRFYKDLRHENFTLAKVVPCIYRKLLCSCKEHRPLLATSSLSTIRTLLDQKAHDDLRVLGCLMLIDFLNGQVDSTHMFNLEGLIPKLCEIGQELREDDKGLRLRSAALQALASMVQYMGDHSHISMELDEVVSVIISCYEVNQTLSIKEVVRLQDDDDLVINGNLAVVPVSGQNSAKVASDTMSVSENPAHWARVCLRNMANIAKEATTVRRVLDPLFRLFDNHDYWSPENGIALSVLQEMQKLMDKSGQHGHLLLSFTIKHIDHKVIAKKPAKQINIVKVASNLARHAKLKASVTIATAISDLIKHLRKCMHFAIEASNAHADDDKWNSALHVALEDCLVQLTEKVGDVSPILDMVGVMLENLSHTATIARSTISSVYRTSQIAASVYKSSYHQKAFPEALFHQLLLAMLHPDNKTRIGSHRVLSTIVAPSLLCPWSAMSFPIPAKGDDLQNLRLLALSAFSSEAIINEMRTKNKIQESLQKNDKSEAIVGPENGYALTEPNTRQYLGSPCLNEHHLTAFNDENLKFMKLNNHQIDLLLSSIWSQASLEDNSPANFEAMGHTYNIALFCSKSKSSSHVALVRCFQLAFSIRKKSLSQENDLQPSRRRCLHTMASAMLIFSAKIADLHQIIPLVKAAAPEKMVDPHLCVMDDCQLINTSAESANSEMVYGSEEDESNAHAFLSAINKDDVELIEIVMSHFKKKFENLPEKFNGIEEQLLQEFSLDDSFPLGAPLFMETPHSCSMYAEKDDHCFDEDGVPSELDDADDIIFEHSGSQSDRKTSGSMASSDVLTVNQLIESVHETARQVANVPVSANPVPYDQMKSQCEALVMEKQQKMSVLLSFKHSRTDSHGSTGVNGLETNESSLRSEHELQSTRKGRMRRSDSASSESDCSFRLPPASPYDKFLKAAGR, from the exons ATGGGGGTGATGTCGCGGCGGGTGCTGCCCGCCTGCAGCAGCCTCTGCTACTTCTGCCCCTCGCTGCGGGCACGCTCCCGCCAGCCTGTCAAGCGGTACAAGAAGATCATCTCAGATATCTACCAGCTGCCACCA GATGGAGAACCAAATGATAGAAGAATTGGGAAACTCTGTGATTATGTCTCGAGAAATCCAACACGCATACCAAAG ATAACGGAGTATCTTGAACAGAGATTCTATAAAGATTTGAGGCACGAGAATTTCACTTTGGCCAAAGTTGTGCCCTGCATCTATAGAAAACTTCTCTGCTCATGCAAGGAGCACAG GCCATTGCTAGCCACAAGCTCATTAAGCACCATTCGCACTCTTCTTGATCAGAAAGCACATGATGATCTACGGGTTCTGGGTTGTCTAATGCTCATTGACTTTCTCAATGGCCAG GTTGACAGCACGCATATGTTTAATTTGGAAGGCCTCATACCAAAACTTTGCGAAATTGGTCAAGAGCTAAGGGAAGATGATAAAGGCCTCCGTCTTCGATCTGCTGCACTTCAGGCTCTTGCTTCTATG GTCCAATACATGGGTGATCACTCCCACATTTCAATGGAACTTGATGAA GTTGTCTCAGTGATCATAAGCTGTTATGAGGTTAATCAAACCCTCTCAATAAAAGAGGTTGTCAGACTtcaagatgatgatgatttggTCATCAATGGGAACTTGGCTGTGGTACCAGTGTCTGGACAAAACAGTGCCAAAGTGGCATCTGATACAAT GTCTGTGTCTGAAAATCCAGCACATTGGGCTAGGGTTTGCTTACGTAATATGGCTAATATTGCAAAGGAGGCAACAACAGTGCGGCGTGTTCTTGATCCTCTCTTCCGCCTTTTTGACAACCATGACTATTGGTCTCCTGAAAATGGGATCGCTCTATCTGTTCTGCAAGAAATGCAGAAACTGATGGACAAATCAG GGCAACATGGCCATTTGTTGTTATCTTTCACTATAAAGCACATAGATCATAAGGTTATTGCCAAGAAACCTGCCAAGCAAATCAACATTGTAAAAGTTGCCTCAAATCTTGCAAGGCATGCAAAGTTGAAGGCATCGGTGACAATAGCAACTGCAATCAGCGACTTAATAAAGCACTTGCGCAAATGTATGCATTTTGCTATTGAAGCATCTAATGCTCATGCTGATGATGACAAGTGGAACAGTGCACTCCATGTGGCCTTGGAGGATTGCCTCGTGCAGTTGACAGAAAAG GTTGGGGATGTTAGTCCTATTCTTGACATGGTTGGGGTAATGCTTGAGAATCTCTCTCATACTGCTACCATCGCAAGATCAACAATTTCATCTGTTTATCGCACATCACAAATAGCAGCTTCTGTCTACAAGTCATCATACCATCAGAAG GCATTTCCTGAAGCTTTATTTCACCAGCTTCTCTTAGCAATGTTGCATCCAGACAATAAGACAAGGATCGGTTCACATCGTGTTCTATCCACCATTGTCGCACCTTCACTGCTGTGTCCATGGTCAGCCATGAGCTTTCCTATCCCAGCGAAGGGTGATGATTTGCAGAACTTACGCCTGTTGGCTCTCTCAGCTTTCTCTTCTGAAGCCATAATCAATGAAATGAGGACCAAAAACAAGATCCAAGAATCCTTGCAGAAAAATGACAAATCAGAAGCTATAGTTGGTCCTGAGAATGGATACGCACTGACAGAACCAAATACAAGGCAGTATCTAGGGAGCCCATGTCTGAATGAACATCATCTTACAGCATTTAACGATGAA AACCTAAAGTTCATGAAGTTGAACAACCACCAGattgatcttcttctttcatctatTTGGAGTCAAGCATCTCTGGAGGATAACTCACCTGCGAATTTTGAGGCAATGGGACATACCTACAACATTGCTTTATTTTGTTCCAAATCAAAA AGCTCCAGTCATGTGGCACTAGTCCGCTGTTTCCAGTTGGCATTCTCTATCAGGAAAAAGTCTCTTAGCCAAGAAA ATGATTTGCAGCCATCTCGTAGAAGGTGTTTGCATACAATGGCATCAGCAATGCTCATCTTTTCAGCGAAAATAGCTGATCTTCACCAGATAATTCCTCTTGTCAAAGCAGCAGCACCAGAGAAAATG GTTGATCCTCATCTTTGCGTGATGGATGACTGCCAACTCATTAATACCTCTGCAGAGTCTGCGAACAGTGAGATGGTTTATGGTTCTGAGGAAGATGAAAGTAATGCACATGCCTTTCTTTCAGCCATAAACAAGGATGATGTGGAGTTAATAGAAATCGTGATGTCCCATTTTAAGAAGAAGTTTGAAAATTTACCAGAG AAGTTTAATGGGATAGAAGAACAACTTCTTCAAGAGTTTTCCCTGGATGATTCATTTCCTCTTGGTGCTCCGCTATTCATGGAGACACCACACTCTTGTTCGATGTATGCTGAAAAGGATGACCACTGTTTTGATGAG GATGGTGTTCCTTCTGAGCTAGATGATGCCGATGACATCATTTTCGAACACAGTGGATCTCAATCTGACAGGAAAACATCTGGTTCTATGGCTTCATCAGATGTTCTAACTGTCAACCAACTAATAGAATCT GTTCATGAGACAGCAAGGCAAGTCGCTAATGTTCCAGTCTCTGCCAACCCTGTACCTTACGACCAAATGAAGAGCCAATGTGAAGCCCTGGTTATGGAAAAGCAACAGAAGATGTCTGTTCTATTGAGCTTCAAGCATTCAAGGACTGACTCCCATGGTTCAACCGGGGTAAATGGACTTGAAACAAACGAG TCATCTCTGCGATCCGAGCATGAGTTGCAATCAACTAGGAAGGGGCGCATGCGCCGCAGCGATTCAGCATCCAGTGAATCTGACTGTTCGTTCAGGCTGCCTCCTGCAAGTCCATACGACAAGTTCCTGAAAGCGGCTGGACGGTAG
- the LOC101769911 gene encoding uncharacterized protein LOC101769911 isoform X1, whose amino-acid sequence MGVMSRRVLPACSSLCYFCPSLRARSRQPVKRYKKIISDIYQLPPDGEPNDRRIGKLCDYVSRNPTRIPKITEYLEQRFYKDLRHENFTLAKVVPCIYRKLLCSCKEHRPLLATSSLSTIRTLLDQKAHDDLRVLGCLMLIDFLNGQVDSTHMFNLEGLIPKLCEIGQELREDDKGLRLRSAALQALASMVQYMGDHSHISMELDEVVSVIISCYEVNQTLSIKEVVRLQDDDDLVINGNLAVVPVSGQNSAKVASDTIRSVSENPAHWARVCLRNMANIAKEATTVRRVLDPLFRLFDNHDYWSPENGIALSVLQEMQKLMDKSGQHGHLLLSFTIKHIDHKVIAKKPAKQINIVKVASNLARHAKLKASVTIATAISDLIKHLRKCMHFAIEASNAHADDDKWNSALHVALEDCLVQLTEKVGDVSPILDMVGVMLENLSHTATIARSTISSVYRTSQIAASVYKSSYHQKAFPEALFHQLLLAMLHPDNKTRIGSHRVLSTIVAPSLLCPWSAMSFPIPAKGDDLQNLRLLALSAFSSEAIINEMRTKNKIQESLQKNDKSEAIVGPENGYALTEPNTRQYLGSPCLNEHHLTAFNDENLKFMKLNNHQIDLLLSSIWSQASLEDNSPANFEAMGHTYNIALFCSKSKSSSHVALVRCFQLAFSIRKKSLSQENDLQPSRRRCLHTMASAMLIFSAKIADLHQIIPLVKAAAPEKMVDPHLCVMDDCQLINTSAESANSEMVYGSEEDESNAHAFLSAINKDDVELIEIVMSHFKKKFENLPEKFNGIEEQLLQEFSLDDSFPLGAPLFMETPHSCSMYAEKDDHCFDEDGVPSELDDADDIIFEHSGSQSDRKTSGSMASSDVLTVNQLIESVHETARQVANVPVSANPVPYDQMKSQCEALVMEKQQKMSVLLSFKHSRTDSHGSTGVNGLETNESSLRSEHELQSTRKGRMRRSDSASSESDCSFRLPPASPYDKFLKAAGR is encoded by the exons ATGGGGGTGATGTCGCGGCGGGTGCTGCCCGCCTGCAGCAGCCTCTGCTACTTCTGCCCCTCGCTGCGGGCACGCTCCCGCCAGCCTGTCAAGCGGTACAAGAAGATCATCTCAGATATCTACCAGCTGCCACCA GATGGAGAACCAAATGATAGAAGAATTGGGAAACTCTGTGATTATGTCTCGAGAAATCCAACACGCATACCAAAG ATAACGGAGTATCTTGAACAGAGATTCTATAAAGATTTGAGGCACGAGAATTTCACTTTGGCCAAAGTTGTGCCCTGCATCTATAGAAAACTTCTCTGCTCATGCAAGGAGCACAG GCCATTGCTAGCCACAAGCTCATTAAGCACCATTCGCACTCTTCTTGATCAGAAAGCACATGATGATCTACGGGTTCTGGGTTGTCTAATGCTCATTGACTTTCTCAATGGCCAG GTTGACAGCACGCATATGTTTAATTTGGAAGGCCTCATACCAAAACTTTGCGAAATTGGTCAAGAGCTAAGGGAAGATGATAAAGGCCTCCGTCTTCGATCTGCTGCACTTCAGGCTCTTGCTTCTATG GTCCAATACATGGGTGATCACTCCCACATTTCAATGGAACTTGATGAA GTTGTCTCAGTGATCATAAGCTGTTATGAGGTTAATCAAACCCTCTCAATAAAAGAGGTTGTCAGACTtcaagatgatgatgatttggTCATCAATGGGAACTTGGCTGTGGTACCAGTGTCTGGACAAAACAGTGCCAAAGTGGCATCTGATACAAT CAGGTCTGTGTCTGAAAATCCAGCACATTGGGCTAGGGTTTGCTTACGTAATATGGCTAATATTGCAAAGGAGGCAACAACAGTGCGGCGTGTTCTTGATCCTCTCTTCCGCCTTTTTGACAACCATGACTATTGGTCTCCTGAAAATGGGATCGCTCTATCTGTTCTGCAAGAAATGCAGAAACTGATGGACAAATCAG GGCAACATGGCCATTTGTTGTTATCTTTCACTATAAAGCACATAGATCATAAGGTTATTGCCAAGAAACCTGCCAAGCAAATCAACATTGTAAAAGTTGCCTCAAATCTTGCAAGGCATGCAAAGTTGAAGGCATCGGTGACAATAGCAACTGCAATCAGCGACTTAATAAAGCACTTGCGCAAATGTATGCATTTTGCTATTGAAGCATCTAATGCTCATGCTGATGATGACAAGTGGAACAGTGCACTCCATGTGGCCTTGGAGGATTGCCTCGTGCAGTTGACAGAAAAG GTTGGGGATGTTAGTCCTATTCTTGACATGGTTGGGGTAATGCTTGAGAATCTCTCTCATACTGCTACCATCGCAAGATCAACAATTTCATCTGTTTATCGCACATCACAAATAGCAGCTTCTGTCTACAAGTCATCATACCATCAGAAG GCATTTCCTGAAGCTTTATTTCACCAGCTTCTCTTAGCAATGTTGCATCCAGACAATAAGACAAGGATCGGTTCACATCGTGTTCTATCCACCATTGTCGCACCTTCACTGCTGTGTCCATGGTCAGCCATGAGCTTTCCTATCCCAGCGAAGGGTGATGATTTGCAGAACTTACGCCTGTTGGCTCTCTCAGCTTTCTCTTCTGAAGCCATAATCAATGAAATGAGGACCAAAAACAAGATCCAAGAATCCTTGCAGAAAAATGACAAATCAGAAGCTATAGTTGGTCCTGAGAATGGATACGCACTGACAGAACCAAATACAAGGCAGTATCTAGGGAGCCCATGTCTGAATGAACATCATCTTACAGCATTTAACGATGAA AACCTAAAGTTCATGAAGTTGAACAACCACCAGattgatcttcttctttcatctatTTGGAGTCAAGCATCTCTGGAGGATAACTCACCTGCGAATTTTGAGGCAATGGGACATACCTACAACATTGCTTTATTTTGTTCCAAATCAAAA AGCTCCAGTCATGTGGCACTAGTCCGCTGTTTCCAGTTGGCATTCTCTATCAGGAAAAAGTCTCTTAGCCAAGAAA ATGATTTGCAGCCATCTCGTAGAAGGTGTTTGCATACAATGGCATCAGCAATGCTCATCTTTTCAGCGAAAATAGCTGATCTTCACCAGATAATTCCTCTTGTCAAAGCAGCAGCACCAGAGAAAATG GTTGATCCTCATCTTTGCGTGATGGATGACTGCCAACTCATTAATACCTCTGCAGAGTCTGCGAACAGTGAGATGGTTTATGGTTCTGAGGAAGATGAAAGTAATGCACATGCCTTTCTTTCAGCCATAAACAAGGATGATGTGGAGTTAATAGAAATCGTGATGTCCCATTTTAAGAAGAAGTTTGAAAATTTACCAGAG AAGTTTAATGGGATAGAAGAACAACTTCTTCAAGAGTTTTCCCTGGATGATTCATTTCCTCTTGGTGCTCCGCTATTCATGGAGACACCACACTCTTGTTCGATGTATGCTGAAAAGGATGACCACTGTTTTGATGAG GATGGTGTTCCTTCTGAGCTAGATGATGCCGATGACATCATTTTCGAACACAGTGGATCTCAATCTGACAGGAAAACATCTGGTTCTATGGCTTCATCAGATGTTCTAACTGTCAACCAACTAATAGAATCT GTTCATGAGACAGCAAGGCAAGTCGCTAATGTTCCAGTCTCTGCCAACCCTGTACCTTACGACCAAATGAAGAGCCAATGTGAAGCCCTGGTTATGGAAAAGCAACAGAAGATGTCTGTTCTATTGAGCTTCAAGCATTCAAGGACTGACTCCCATGGTTCAACCGGGGTAAATGGACTTGAAACAAACGAG TCATCTCTGCGATCCGAGCATGAGTTGCAATCAACTAGGAAGGGGCGCATGCGCCGCAGCGATTCAGCATCCAGTGAATCTGACTGTTCGTTCAGGCTGCCTCCTGCAAGTCCATACGACAAGTTCCTGAAAGCGGCTGGACGGTAG